A genomic region of Bacteroidota bacterium contains the following coding sequences:
- a CDS encoding PLP-dependent transferase — MNTSYILNHLGEERENYFNAVSPPIIQSSNFCFKNVAKMREGLKNELTQPFYTRGYNPTVAILRKKVAALEGAEDALIFSSGSAAVAAAVMSVLKSGDHAVCVQKPYSWTNNLLTSYLPKYGVEYTMVDGTETSNISNALKPNTKLIFLESPNSMTFEMQDIEAVCKIAKEKNIITIIDNSYSSPLNQSPIQLGIDIVVHSATKYMGGHSDVVAGAVCSSKKIIDKLFAVEYMTIGSIISPHDAWLLLRGLRTMELRVNRSSESALKVLAFLEKHPKVEKVLYPFAKSNPQLALAKKQMKQGSGLISIQLKATDIKQVDVFCDNLKYFLLACSWGGYESLAFPVCALFDSVSFNKTPLPWNLVRIYIGIEDVDVLIADLEQALGKV; from the coding sequence ATGAACACCTCCTACATACTAAATCATTTGGGCGAAGAGCGAGAAAATTATTTTAACGCAGTTTCTCCTCCTATTATTCAGAGTAGCAATTTTTGTTTTAAGAATGTGGCGAAAATGCGGGAAGGATTAAAGAACGAATTAACACAACCTTTTTATACACGAGGATACAACCCAACAGTAGCAATACTTAGAAAGAAGGTAGCGGCACTTGAGGGAGCAGAAGATGCGCTCATTTTTTCGAGCGGTAGTGCTGCTGTAGCTGCTGCTGTAATGTCGGTTTTGAAAAGTGGAGACCATGCCGTATGCGTACAGAAGCCGTATAGTTGGACAAACAACCTGCTTACAAGTTATTTGCCGAAATATGGTGTAGAATATACCATGGTTGACGGAACCGAAACCAGCAATATTAGCAATGCATTAAAGCCAAACACAAAACTGATATTTCTAGAGTCGCCCAATTCGATGACCTTCGAAATGCAAGACATAGAAGCAGTTTGCAAGATTGCAAAGGAAAAAAATATTATCACCATAATTGATAATAGCTATTCTTCTCCTTTAAATCAATCGCCTATTCAGCTAGGGATTGATATAGTAGTGCATTCCGCAACCAAATACATGGGCGGACATAGTGATGTAGTGGCAGGAGCTGTATGCTCAAGCAAAAAAATAATCGATAAATTGTTTGCTGTTGAATACATGACCATCGGCAGTATTATTTCTCCGCATGATGCATGGTTGCTATTGCGTGGACTTAGAACCATGGAGCTCCGAGTAAATCGATCATCCGAAAGTGCGTTGAAGGTGTTAGCTTTTCTAGAAAAACACCCCAAAGTAGAAAAGGTATTGTACCCATTTGCTAAATCAAACCCACAATTGGCATTGGCTAAAAAGCAGATGAAACAAGGAAGTGGGTTGATTTCTATTCAACTAAAAGCAACCGACATAAAGCAGGTAGATGTATTTTGCGACAATTTAAAATACTTTCTGTTGGCTTGTTCGTGGGGTGGATACGAGTCGTTGGCATTTCCGGTATGTGCGCTTTTTGATTCTGTTAGTTTTAATAAAACACCGTTGCCGTGGAATTTAGTTCGTATTTATATTGGAATTGAAGATGTAGATGTATTGATAGCGGATTTAGAACAAGCGCTGGGAAAGGTGTAG